In Bacteroidales bacterium, a single genomic region encodes these proteins:
- a CDS encoding GNAT family N-acetyltransferase, translated as MKNAKSNVAEVYCCEDGNSNYHAAIYLIWDRDCTYYLMGGADPEFRNSGAMSLLIWAGINQAAHRKQSFDFEGSMIEPIEHFFRSFGGEQNHYLQITKRSRKGKFIKLLSEVKKLAFGNA; from the coding sequence ATAAAGAATGCCAAAAGCAATGTTGCAGAAGTATACTGTTGTGAAGATGGAAATAGTAACTATCATGCAGCCATATATTTAATCTGGGACAGAGATTGTACTTATTACCTGATGGGAGGAGCAGATCCCGAATTCAGGAACAGCGGAGCAATGAGTCTACTTATATGGGCAGGCATTAATCAGGCAGCACATCGAAAACAGAGTTTTGATTTTGAAGGAAGCATGATTGAACCAATTGAACATTTTTTCAGAAGCTTCGGGGGTGAGCAGAATCATTATCTGCAAATTACAAAACGCAGCCGTAAAGGTAAGTTCATAAAGCTACTTAGCGAGGTTAAGAAATTAGCCTTTGGGAATGCATGA
- a CDS encoding polysaccharide deacetylase family protein, with protein MKIIIPEYYYNEREYVIKTSFNYLFGESPEIELQDISNYIIILNNGSVIEIEDHFFSKYANSSYLNSEALPSGVKFFYSGFCCEENIPVLYGSPQVIISNEKVRKTVVKIDLIASIFFMLVRWEEYVNPIKDEHGRFPLHESVAYKCLFHKRPVVNEYFEFLWNIIRNSDPSLQRKKREFNFRITHDIDSLFCPNPTIRSLAKILIKKHSLSRFIKTIYYQLLNNPHDSFHYLMDQSERIKARSVFYFMTGNTCALDFEDYLDSVLFKERIKEIIFRGHIIGLHPSYNSYNNAEVLKTEKLKLESITGTEISEVRQHFLRIEQPVTFVNQELCGFNSDSSLGYVEDIGFRCGICNEFPIFDFLSGKQLEMTERPLIVMEGSLIKYKKSKPDEVLNEIKTIIDCVRRHSGSFVFLWHNTSFGKDPWFEYQHIYPVILDYLNGK; from the coding sequence ATGAAAATAATTATACCTGAGTATTATTATAATGAAAGAGAATATGTAATAAAAACCTCTTTTAACTATTTATTCGGTGAAAGTCCTGAAATTGAGTTACAGGATATATCAAATTACATTATAATTCTTAATAATGGGTCAGTGATTGAGATCGAAGATCACTTTTTTTCAAAATACGCAAACTCTTCGTACCTAAATTCCGAAGCACTTCCATCGGGTGTTAAATTTTTTTATAGCGGGTTTTGTTGCGAAGAAAACATTCCTGTTTTATATGGAAGTCCGCAGGTAATTATTTCCAACGAAAAAGTTAGAAAAACTGTCGTTAAAATAGATTTAATAGCTTCTATTTTTTTTATGCTCGTGAGGTGGGAAGAATATGTCAACCCGATAAAAGACGAACATGGCCGGTTCCCGTTACATGAATCAGTTGCTTATAAATGCTTGTTCCATAAGAGACCTGTTGTTAATGAATATTTTGAGTTTTTATGGAATATAATAAGGAACTCAGATCCATCCCTGCAAAGAAAGAAAAGGGAGTTTAATTTCCGGATAACTCATGATATTGATTCACTGTTTTGCCCGAATCCAACAATCAGGAGTTTGGCTAAAATTCTGATTAAAAAGCATAGTTTGTCCCGATTCATCAAGACTATTTATTATCAATTATTAAATAATCCGCACGACAGTTTTCATTATTTAATGGACCAGAGTGAAAGGATAAAAGCAAGATCGGTTTTTTATTTTATGACAGGTAATACCTGTGCGCTCGATTTTGAAGATTACCTCGATTCAGTTCTGTTTAAAGAAAGAATTAAAGAGATAATATTCAGAGGACATATAATAGGTTTACATCCTAGTTATAATAGTTATAATAATGCAGAAGTATTAAAAACCGAGAAACTTAAGCTTGAATCAATAACAGGAACTGAAATCAGTGAAGTAAGGCAGCATTTCTTAAGAATTGAACAACCTGTAACATTTGTAAATCAGGAACTCTGCGGCTTTAACAGCGACTCATCTTTGGGTTATGTTGAAGATATCGGATTCAGATGCGGAATATGTAATGAGTTCCCGATTTTTGATTTTCTTTCCGGAAAACAATTGGAGATGACTGAGCGACCGTTGATTGTGATGGAGGGCAGCCTTATTAAATATAAGAAGTCTAAACCAGATGAAGTACTGAATGAGATAAAGACAATCATTGATTGCGTTAGGAGGCATAGTGGGAGTTTTGTTTTTCTCTGGCACAACACGAGTTTCGGTAAAGATCCATGGTTTGAATACCAGCATATTTATCCGGTAATCTTAGATTATTTGAATGGGAAGTAA